A window of the Pseudoalteromonas sp. A25 genome harbors these coding sequences:
- the hflK gene encoding FtsH protease activity modulator HflK, translating to MAWNEPGNNGNDNDPWKNRGGRDQGPPDLDEVFRKFSNKFGGLFGGKSGGGGSGGLGGAGMTFILLIAAIVWALSGIYTVKEAERGIVLQFGQFDRIAEPGLRWKMTFIEQVIPIDIEAVRSLSASGFMLTEDENVVSVEFEVQYRVMDPRLYKFSVTDADHSLQQSLDSALRYVVGHSRMDQVLTTGRELVRQRTWDELNKIIEPYNLGILVTDVNFKDSRPPAEVKDAFDDAIAAQEDEERFIREAEAYAREIEPRARGQVTRMTQEAEAYRERVTLEARGEVERFEKLLPEYQAAKEVTRQRLYIDAMEEVLTNSSKVIVDVKGGNNMMYLPLDKIMGQMGAGSQIKLPSKNDINELRKTLGQSRNSSVNSGNDRFSQDRFNNGR from the coding sequence ATGGCCTGGAATGAACCGGGTAATAATGGCAATGATAACGATCCGTGGAAAAACCGCGGTGGTCGGGATCAAGGCCCACCTGATCTAGACGAAGTATTCCGTAAATTCAGCAACAAGTTTGGTGGTTTGTTCGGTGGTAAGTCCGGCGGCGGTGGCAGCGGCGGATTAGGCGGAGCAGGCATGACATTCATTCTGCTTATTGCTGCAATCGTTTGGGCATTAAGCGGTATTTATACGGTTAAAGAAGCTGAACGCGGAATTGTATTACAGTTTGGTCAGTTTGACCGTATTGCTGAGCCTGGCTTACGTTGGAAAATGACCTTTATTGAGCAAGTTATTCCAATTGATATTGAAGCGGTGCGTTCTCTTTCTGCCTCTGGTTTTATGCTGACAGAAGATGAAAACGTTGTGAGCGTAGAATTTGAGGTTCAGTATCGAGTTATGGATCCTCGCCTATATAAATTCAGCGTGACAGACGCCGATCATAGCTTGCAGCAATCTTTAGACAGCGCGTTACGTTACGTTGTTGGTCACTCTCGTATGGACCAAGTTTTGACGACGGGTCGTGAGCTTGTGCGTCAAAGAACTTGGGATGAGCTAAATAAAATTATCGAACCATACAACCTGGGTATTTTAGTTACCGATGTAAACTTTAAAGACTCTCGTCCGCCAGCAGAAGTTAAAGACGCATTTGATGATGCTATTGCAGCACAAGAAGATGAAGAACGTTTTATCCGTGAAGCTGAAGCGTATGCGCGTGAGATTGAACCGCGTGCTCGTGGACAGGTTACACGTATGACCCAAGAAGCTGAAGCGTATAGAGAACGTGTTACGTTAGAAGCACGAGGTGAAGTTGAACGTTTTGAAAAGCTTTTACCTGAGTATCAAGCTGCTAAAGAAGTAACCAGACAACGTTTATACATAGACGCAATGGAAGAAGTGCTTACTAATAGTTCAAAAGTCATTGTCGATGTTAAAGGTGGTAATAACATGATGTATTTACCATTGGATAAAATTATGGGGCAAATGGGCGCTGGTAGCCAAATCAAGCTACCTAGTAAAAACGACATCAATGAGCTTCGTAAAACATTGGGTCAATCACGCAACAGCTCTGTGAACAGCGGCAATGATCGTTTTTCGCAAGACAGATTTAATAACGGGAGATAA
- the hflC gene encoding protease modulator HflC: protein MKNFSIVILIAAVLLSFSSVFVVTEGQRAIVLLFSKVQKDSEDNAVVYAPGLHFKVPFFSQVRKLDARIQTLDGAPDRFVTSEKKDLIVDSFVKWRVNDFSSFYLRARGDKQYAETLLKQKVNNGLRTNFGSRTIREIVSGERSELMEEALVQASESAKELGIEVLDVRVKQINLPNEVSSSIYQRMRAERTAVAKEHRSEGQEKAETIRAEVDRRVTVMLADAERNARAVRGEGDATAAKVYADVYNKDPEFYSFVRSLEAYKRTFQNKGDVMVLSPDSEFFDYMKAAKGK, encoded by the coding sequence ATGAAGAATTTTAGTATTGTGATATTGATAGCTGCCGTTTTGCTATCTTTCTCTTCGGTATTTGTTGTTACAGAAGGACAGCGTGCGATTGTTTTGCTATTTAGTAAAGTGCAAAAAGACAGCGAAGACAACGCAGTTGTTTACGCGCCTGGCTTACACTTTAAAGTGCCATTTTTTAGTCAGGTACGTAAGCTAGATGCGCGTATTCAAACTTTAGATGGTGCGCCAGACCGTTTTGTTACAAGCGAGAAAAAAGACTTAATTGTTGACTCGTTTGTAAAGTGGCGAGTGAATGACTTTAGTTCATTTTACTTACGAGCTCGCGGTGATAAGCAATATGCCGAAACGCTCCTTAAACAAAAAGTAAACAATGGTTTGAGAACCAACTTTGGTTCGCGCACTATTCGTGAAATTGTGTCTGGTGAACGTAGTGAATTGATGGAAGAGGCACTGGTACAAGCTTCTGAAAGTGCCAAAGAGCTAGGTATTGAAGTGTTGGATGTACGAGTTAAGCAAATTAACTTACCAAACGAAGTGAGTAGCTCTATTTACCAACGTATGCGTGCTGAGCGTACTGCTGTAGCAAAAGAGCACCGCTCTGAAGGTCAGGAAAAAGCAGAAACTATCCGCGCAGAAGTAGACCGACGCGTTACCGTTATGCTCGCTGATGCGGAGCGAAATGCTCGCGCTGTGCGTGGTGAAGGTGATGCAACGGCGGCAAAGGTTTACGCTGATGTTTATAACAAAGATCCAGAGTTTTATAGCTTTGTTCGTTCGTTAGAGGCTTACAAGCGTACTTTCCAAAACAAAGGCGACGTAATGGTATTATCACCAGACAGTGAGTTCTTTGATTATATGAAAGCTGCAAAAGGTAAATAG
- a CDS encoding adenylosuccinate synthase, translated as MGKNVVVLGTQWGDEGKGKVVDLLTDKASLVVRYQGGHNAGHTLVINGEKTVLHLIPSGVLRDNVKCVIGNGVVLAPDALMKEIGMLEERGVPVRERLLISEACPLILPYHVALDKARELARGEKAIGTTGRGIGPAYEDKVARRGLRVGDLFNPEQFAAKLKEVLEYHNFTLVNYYKVDAVDFQKTFDDAMAVADILKSMVVDVTELLDQTRVAGDNILFEGAQGTLLDIDHGTYPYVTSSNTTAGGVATGAGFGPLNLDYVLGIVKAYTTRVGSGPFPTELYDGQEKQDPVGKHLGEKGHEFGATTGRLRRTGWFDAVAMRRAVQINSISGFCLTKLDVLDGVETIKICTGYQLEDGTVTNVTPLAAEGYEKVTPVYEEMPGWSENTFGATSVEQLPQAAINYIKRIEEITGVPVDIISTGPDRVETMIVRNPFGA; from the coding sequence ATGGGTAAAAACGTCGTTGTATTAGGCACCCAATGGGGTGACGAAGGTAAAGGTAAGGTTGTAGACTTACTAACAGATAAAGCTTCTTTAGTTGTGCGTTATCAGGGTGGTCATAATGCTGGCCATACTTTGGTGATCAATGGTGAAAAAACAGTACTGCACCTAATTCCATCAGGTGTTTTGCGTGATAACGTAAAATGTGTGATTGGTAATGGTGTTGTATTAGCACCAGATGCGTTGATGAAAGAAATTGGTATGCTAGAAGAGCGTGGTGTGCCAGTTCGTGAGCGTTTATTGATCAGTGAAGCATGTCCATTAATCCTGCCTTACCACGTTGCACTTGATAAAGCGCGTGAGCTAGCGCGTGGTGAAAAGGCAATTGGTACAACTGGTCGTGGTATTGGTCCAGCTTATGAAGATAAGGTCGCACGTCGTGGTCTTCGTGTTGGTGACTTATTTAACCCTGAACAATTTGCAGCTAAGCTTAAAGAAGTTCTTGAGTATCATAACTTTACATTAGTTAATTACTATAAAGTTGATGCTGTAGATTTCCAGAAAACATTTGATGATGCAATGGCTGTTGCTGACATTCTTAAGTCAATGGTTGTTGATGTAACTGAGCTGTTAGATCAGACTCGTGTTGCTGGCGATAACATTTTGTTTGAAGGTGCGCAGGGTACACTACTTGATATTGATCACGGTACATATCCATATGTTACGTCATCTAACACAACTGCTGGTGGTGTAGCTACAGGTGCAGGTTTTGGCCCGCTAAACCTAGACTATGTGCTGGGTATTGTTAAGGCATACACAACACGTGTTGGTTCAGGTCCTTTCCCTACTGAACTGTATGACGGTCAAGAAAAGCAAGATCCAGTTGGCAAACACTTAGGTGAGAAAGGCCATGAGTTTGGTGCTACAACTGGCCGTTTACGCCGTACAGGCTGGTTTGATGCCGTAGCGATGCGCCGAGCTGTACAAATCAATAGTATCTCAGGTTTTTGCTTAACCAAGCTAGATGTACTTGATGGTGTTGAAACAATCAAGATCTGTACTGGTTACCAGTTAGAAGATGGCACCGTTACTAACGTAACGCCACTGGCCGCTGAAGGTTATGAGAAAGTTACTCCAGTATACGAAGAGATGCCTGGTTGGAGTGAAAATACATTTGGTGCGACGAGTGTTGAACAGCTACCTCAAGCTGCAATCAATTACATCAAGCGCATTGAAGAGATCACTGGTGTGCCAGTAGACATTATCTCTACAGGTCCTGATCGTGTCGAAACAATGATTGTTCGCAATCCATTTGGTGCATAA
- a CDS encoding tetratricopeptide repeat protein translates to MGLLFSITATAQAQITAVPLYTQAELIELIKKNEHLKRVKDDECQLVQDIEARAETMALPSYQFLYGDMLAYGVCVERNVELGLYYMRQSAEQGLSSALEQLGRYYDVGQLVQADKAMAVVYLREAASQGNLKAQLRLVNLFNDGHGSPRDYEDAYRWLFHSAVADKKLHKTIEKALAQLAEKMPQSAIRRARLPL, encoded by the coding sequence ATGGGGTTGTTATTCAGCATAACGGCAACGGCTCAAGCGCAGATCACGGCGGTGCCGCTCTATACCCAAGCTGAACTCATTGAGTTGATAAAGAAAAATGAGCATTTAAAACGTGTTAAAGATGATGAATGTCAGCTTGTTCAAGATATTGAAGCCCGTGCAGAAACAATGGCGTTGCCTTCTTACCAGTTTTTATACGGTGATATGTTGGCGTATGGTGTATGTGTGGAACGTAATGTTGAGCTTGGGCTGTATTATATGCGTCAGTCAGCAGAGCAAGGCTTGTCGTCTGCGCTTGAACAGTTAGGCCGATATTATGACGTCGGTCAGCTGGTGCAAGCAGATAAAGCGATGGCGGTGGTGTATCTGCGTGAAGCGGCTTCTCAGGGTAACCTTAAGGCACAACTACGTTTGGTAAATTTATTTAATGACGGTCATGGTAGCCCAAGGGATTATGAAGATGCATACCGTTGGTTATTTCACTCCGCTGTCGCAGATAAAAAACTCCACAAAACAATTGAAAAAGCACTGGCACAACTGGCAGAAAAAATGCCACAAAGTGCCATTCGCCGCGCGCGTTTGCCTCTATAA
- a CDS encoding cation:proton antiporter: MSAIYIAGIAVFSVIAQWLAWVLKVPAILFLLLIGLLLGPLTGQLSPDDLLGDLLFPVVSLSVAIILFEGALTLHFRELKGIGKIVRNLCSIGMLATFVIIALTAYLVLDLDWRVAAVLGAVLVVTGPTVIAPMLNAMRPNQDIDRVLRWEGIVIDPIGALFAVLVFEAVSFVGQGEVLSHTLIALFSTLGVGISVGVVAGWITSALIRKEWLPYELHKFGILALVLFSFTVSNHLAHESGLLAVTIFGIWLANQDDLEIDSVLEFKEDLSMILISSLFILLAARLQLSDLMLLDIETFVFLAVVLFIARPICIALSTYNTDLPFKSRLLLSWIAPRGIVAAAVGSVFALSMIESQIPDANKLVPLIFTVIIVTVVLQSLTATPLAKLLGVRQPSPNTLLIIGANHVARAIAKGLKEQNIDVYLSDPAWENCKMARMDGLPCYYGNPQSEHAERYLPLTSIQSVLALSPNRHHNALGVQYFSHLLNEQNVFSLRSSTNHAKANKDSATFLSRQVLFGEQGYYAKLSSLIAKGGKVSSTRLSDEFDWQQYLEVNKEAIPLFITTENNDGELQIRPFVIDMKKPPEQGERIIALQPPKMSVLKEPTQGKEANSSLGEKLSH; this comes from the coding sequence ATGTCAGCTATTTACATTGCTGGAATTGCCGTTTTTTCGGTTATCGCTCAGTGGCTCGCGTGGGTGCTAAAAGTACCCGCCATTTTATTTTTGCTACTCATCGGTCTTTTACTTGGCCCCCTGACAGGTCAACTTAGTCCTGATGACTTATTGGGTGATTTATTGTTCCCAGTAGTCTCGCTGTCGGTTGCTATCATACTCTTTGAAGGTGCACTCACCTTGCACTTTAGAGAACTCAAAGGCATTGGCAAAATAGTTCGTAATTTATGCTCAATTGGCATGCTTGCCACCTTCGTGATCATCGCTTTGACTGCTTACCTAGTTTTAGACTTAGATTGGCGTGTTGCAGCCGTGTTAGGTGCAGTGTTGGTTGTTACAGGTCCGACCGTCATTGCCCCCATGCTTAACGCTATGCGTCCAAACCAAGACATTGACCGAGTACTGCGCTGGGAAGGTATAGTGATTGACCCAATCGGTGCGCTATTTGCAGTTTTAGTTTTCGAAGCCGTCAGCTTTGTTGGTCAAGGTGAGGTACTAAGCCACACTTTAATTGCTTTGTTTTCAACACTTGGCGTCGGCATCAGCGTGGGCGTCGTAGCTGGCTGGATCACCAGCGCATTGATCCGTAAAGAATGGTTACCTTACGAACTTCACAAGTTTGGTATTTTAGCATTAGTTTTATTTAGCTTTACCGTTTCAAATCATTTGGCACATGAATCAGGCCTTTTAGCAGTAACAATTTTCGGGATATGGCTTGCAAATCAAGATGATCTGGAGATTGACTCTGTTTTAGAGTTTAAAGAAGATCTGTCAATGATACTCATCTCAAGTTTATTTATTTTGCTTGCAGCGCGATTACAACTAAGCGATTTGATGCTATTAGATATTGAAACATTTGTGTTTTTAGCCGTTGTATTATTTATCGCGCGCCCTATTTGCATTGCACTGTCGACCTATAATACCGATTTGCCATTTAAGTCTCGTTTATTGCTATCTTGGATTGCACCGCGAGGAATTGTTGCGGCCGCTGTGGGCTCAGTATTTGCACTAAGTATGATTGAATCACAAATACCAGATGCGAATAAGCTAGTACCTCTAATTTTTACCGTTATTATCGTCACGGTTGTATTACAAAGCTTAACTGCAACGCCACTGGCTAAATTATTGGGTGTGCGCCAACCGAGTCCCAATACTCTGCTCATCATTGGCGCCAACCATGTTGCTAGAGCGATTGCCAAAGGCTTAAAAGAACAAAATATTGACGTTTATCTTTCCGATCCCGCCTGGGAAAACTGCAAAATGGCAAGAATGGATGGACTGCCGTGTTATTACGGGAACCCGCAATCAGAGCATGCTGAGCGCTATTTGCCACTGACATCTATCCAGTCGGTGTTAGCACTGTCGCCAAACCGCCATCACAACGCATTAGGTGTGCAATATTTCTCACACTTACTAAATGAACAAAACGTATTTTCTTTACGCTCTTCAACAAACCATGCCAAAGCAAACAAAGACAGTGCGACCTTTTTATCTAGACAGGTTTTATTTGGCGAGCAAGGCTATTACGCCAAGTTGAGTAGCTTAATTGCAAAAGGTGGAAAAGTGAGTTCTACACGCTTGTCTGACGAGTTTGATTGGCAACAATACTTAGAGGTAAACAAAGAGGCGATCCCATTATTCATTACGACTGAAAATAACGATGGAGAATTACAAATAAGACCATTTGTAATTGATATGAAAAAGCCTCCAGAGCAAGGTGAGCGTATCATCGCATTGCAACCCCCAAAAATGTCAGTTCTAAAAGAGCCAACACAGGGTAAAGAAGCAAACAGCTCTCTTGGCGAAAAGCTAAGTCATTAA
- the proB gene encoding glutamate 5-kinase, translating into MNISNSRRIVIKIGSALIAPDQDGCRARYLLTIAQFIVRCRAMGKEVVLVSSGSVAAGSHLFPEDAKNSSVVLKKAMAAAGQTEMMATWDRFFDFPSAQILLTHGDLRDLERYNSIRETVFTLLEHGILPIINENDAVTTDELKVGDNDNLSAMVAAAADADVLLMCSDVDGLYDKNPNLHEDAKLIPQVPEISEDIYAMAGCATSQVGTGGMKTKIEAAEKATSHGISTYIVNGFKETTFERLLAGDNPGTVFLPYDEPMHSQQHWMTHTASEQGEIIVEHGYAEELKDHAEPLAAENISHVHGEFSVGDTVLVRTAKGERLAKATTNYSSCLLNFLAEQEQTSDNGHLQESIGPVISEQDIAILEKS; encoded by the coding sequence ATGAACATTTCAAATTCTCGGCGTATAGTGATTAAGATAGGTAGTGCACTGATCGCACCAGATCAAGACGGCTGTCGTGCGCGTTACTTATTGACCATTGCTCAGTTTATTGTGCGTTGTCGCGCAATGGGCAAAGAGGTGGTACTGGTCTCTTCTGGTTCGGTTGCAGCTGGCTCTCATTTATTTCCTGAAGATGCTAAAAATTCATCGGTTGTTTTGAAAAAAGCGATGGCAGCGGCAGGTCAAACAGAGATGATGGCAACTTGGGACCGCTTCTTTGACTTTCCATCTGCACAGATTTTACTAACGCATGGTGACTTACGTGATTTAGAGCGCTATAACAGTATTCGTGAAACAGTGTTCACCTTACTTGAGCATGGCATTCTACCTATTATTAACGAAAACGATGCAGTAACAACGGATGAGTTGAAAGTAGGTGACAATGATAATTTGTCGGCCATGGTTGCGGCTGCAGCAGATGCTGATGTGCTGTTAATGTGCTCAGACGTCGATGGCTTATATGACAAAAACCCTAATCTTCACGAAGATGCTAAATTGATACCTCAGGTACCAGAAATATCTGAAGATATTTACGCAATGGCAGGGTGTGCAACAAGCCAAGTGGGTACCGGCGGCATGAAAACAAAAATAGAAGCCGCTGAAAAAGCCACCTCTCATGGTATTAGCACCTACATTGTGAATGGCTTTAAAGAGACGACATTTGAGAGGCTACTCGCTGGTGATAACCCTGGCACCGTGTTCTTACCGTATGATGAACCGATGCATTCTCAGCAGCACTGGATGACCCATACAGCCTCAGAGCAAGGTGAGATAATCGTAGAGCATGGCTATGCTGAAGAGCTTAAAGATCATGCCGAGCCTTTAGCCGCTGAAAACATATCCCATGTACATGGTGAATTTTCAGTTGGTGACACTGTATTGGTGCGTACCGCAAAAGGCGAACGCTTGGCAAAAGCAACCACAAATTATAGTAGTTGTTTACTAAACTTTTTAGCTGAGCAAGAACAAACATCTGATAACGGGCATTTACAAGAGAGCATAGGACCCGTTATTTCAGAACAAGATATTGCAATTTTGGAGAAATCGTAA
- a CDS encoding glutamate-5-semialdehyde dehydrogenase, giving the protein MSLITELSQQAASAAKQLALLTTQQKNAVLTDMAAALVAHSDDILAANEHDLSLARDNQLSAAMIDRLTLTPERIADMADGIKTIVELDDPVGLTRDMGVRPNGIKISKMRVPLGVVCMIYEARPNVTADAGALCFKSGNGVILRGGKEALQSSQAIAKVMHQVLEQHSLSTALITVVPDPDRALLMELMQQKDYIDLIIPRGGEGLINFVTENSTIPVIQHFKGVCHLYVDEAADLDVALKLALNGKTQRTGVCNALEGIVVHRSVAPTFLPRLQKAFAHKQVVINADSQAAQYFEGANVIDESQFGEEYLRLEVAIRIVDDFAGALAHIDRFGSHHTEVICTQDMQTAELFQRSVDASVVMVNASSRFSDGSQLGLGAEIGIATTKLHAYGPMGLESLTTEKFLVNGEGQIRE; this is encoded by the coding sequence ATGAGTTTAATTACAGAATTATCACAGCAAGCTGCGAGCGCAGCAAAGCAGCTAGCACTATTAACAACGCAGCAAAAGAACGCGGTGCTAACTGATATGGCTGCAGCGTTAGTCGCACATAGCGACGATATATTGGCTGCAAATGAGCACGACTTATCATTAGCAAGAGACAACCAGTTATCGGCGGCAATGATCGACCGTTTAACACTCACACCCGAGCGTATTGCCGATATGGCAGATGGTATTAAAACCATTGTTGAGCTAGATGATCCAGTGGGTTTAACTCGAGACATGGGTGTTAGGCCAAATGGCATAAAAATAAGTAAGATGCGTGTGCCTTTAGGCGTAGTGTGCATGATTTATGAGGCGCGCCCAAATGTAACTGCGGATGCGGGTGCATTATGTTTTAAATCAGGTAACGGCGTTATTTTACGAGGTGGTAAAGAAGCATTGCAAAGCTCACAGGCAATAGCCAAAGTAATGCACCAAGTGCTTGAGCAGCATAGTTTATCTACAGCGCTTATCACGGTGGTGCCAGATCCAGACCGTGCCCTGCTGATGGAGTTGATGCAGCAAAAAGACTATATTGATCTAATTATTCCACGTGGTGGTGAAGGCCTGATTAATTTTGTAACTGAAAACAGCACTATTCCAGTTATTCAGCACTTTAAAGGGGTATGTCACCTTTATGTTGATGAAGCGGCAGACTTAGATGTTGCGCTTAAACTCGCATTAAATGGTAAAACACAACGTACGGGTGTGTGTAACGCGTTGGAAGGGATTGTTGTTCACAGATCAGTGGCACCGACCTTTTTGCCTCGCTTGCAAAAAGCATTTGCACACAAGCAAGTGGTGATCAATGCCGATAGTCAAGCAGCTCAGTATTTTGAAGGGGCTAATGTGATTGATGAGTCACAATTTGGCGAAGAGTATCTACGCTTAGAAGTTGCGATTCGTATTGTTGATGACTTTGCTGGTGCCCTTGCACACATTGACCGCTTTGGTAGCCATCACACTGAGGTGATCTGTACACAAGACATGCAAACGGCTGAGTTATTCCAGCGTAGTGTTGATGCATCGGTTGTAATGGTCAATGCGTCATCTCGCTTTTCAGATGGCTCTCAATTGGGATTAGGTGCTGAGATTGGTATTGCAACAACTAAATTGCATGCTTACGGACCAATGGGTCTTGAGTCACTCACAACAGAAAAGTTTTTGGTAAATGGCGAAGGTCAGATCAGAGAATAA
- a CDS encoding prolyl-tRNA synthetase associated domain-containing protein: MSNPQVLQLENVLTKLNIEALQYEHPPLHTCDEADKLQLERAGTRIKNLFLRDNYGRRHVLLLLRAQLKVDLKALSQQQGLSRLGFASNDRLAKYLNIKPGCVSALALLNDTEHQVELWVDRGLWCAQQWQCHPLDNSKTWVLSKPQLQTFWQYTGHTPEVIEIPCL; this comes from the coding sequence GTGAGTAACCCACAGGTTTTACAATTAGAAAATGTACTGACCAAGTTGAATATTGAGGCGTTACAGTACGAACACCCACCACTGCATACCTGTGATGAGGCAGATAAGTTACAGCTTGAGCGAGCCGGCACACGTATTAAAAACTTATTTCTACGAGACAATTATGGCCGTCGCCATGTTCTATTGTTGCTCAGAGCACAGCTAAAAGTAGATTTAAAAGCGCTTTCTCAACAGCAAGGCCTTTCTCGATTGGGGTTTGCGTCAAACGACCGACTAGCTAAATACCTGAATATTAAACCAGGTTGTGTATCTGCTTTAGCGTTACTTAATGACACAGAGCATCAAGTAGAACTGTGGGTTGACCGCGGCCTGTGGTGCGCCCAGCAGTGGCAGTGTCATCCATTAGATAACAGCAAAACATGGGTGTTGAGCAAACCACAATTGCAAACCTTTTGGCAGTATACCGGTCATACCCCTGAAGTGATTGAGATCCCTTGTTTATAG
- a CDS encoding MFS transporter yields MPLLQLLISSMFIFFVLYAPQPLLTIFAHNFNVSTATSGALMSLTMLPLAVAPIFYGLIFARKNPLTILKVAMLVLSVTSLLFALAPSFELLLTLRFIQGLTLPAALTAMTGFIGQQYNGTQLQQNMTRYIGSSILGGYLGRVLAANFASWFSWQSFYYVLAVSLVILALLIKPKRCEPPKREPASPSAYLKPLRHPLIARLFGCVFCMFFCFAALMNYLPFILQDVFNITDSKTIGWVYTGYLIGAVLSMATPHISRYFNNSWLFLSALFTLYCLTLIAMQLPILSVFLIAFTLFCACMFMIHSTASPLANKLSDAPPTVTNGAYVSFYYSGGALGSFIPGLILQSFGYHAFLMALLFMCAVGLALSYTTYKQGISITSGV; encoded by the coding sequence ATGCCGTTATTGCAGTTATTGATTTCATCTATGTTTATATTTTTTGTGCTCTACGCACCGCAGCCGCTATTAACCATATTTGCCCACAACTTTAATGTCTCAACAGCAACTAGTGGCGCGTTAATGTCGTTGACCATGCTGCCGCTGGCAGTCGCGCCTATTTTTTACGGTTTAATCTTTGCCCGTAAAAACCCACTGACTATTCTCAAAGTCGCCATGCTGGTTTTGAGTGTGACCAGTTTACTCTTTGCATTGGCCCCCAGTTTTGAGTTATTGCTTACTTTGCGCTTTATTCAAGGCCTAACACTTCCTGCCGCGCTCACCGCCATGACAGGCTTTATAGGGCAGCAGTACAATGGCACACAATTACAACAAAATATGACCCGTTACATTGGTAGTTCTATTTTGGGTGGCTACTTAGGGCGAGTATTGGCAGCTAATTTTGCTAGTTGGTTCTCATGGCAAAGCTTTTATTATGTACTGGCAGTGTCGTTGGTTATTTTGGCGCTACTTATAAAACCCAAGCGCTGTGAGCCACCTAAGCGCGAACCTGCTTCACCTAGTGCCTATTTAAAACCTTTACGCCACCCGCTTATCGCGCGTTTGTTTGGCTGTGTATTTTGTATGTTTTTTTGCTTTGCTGCACTGATGAATTATCTGCCGTTTATTTTGCAAGATGTGTTTAATATCACCGATAGCAAAACGATTGGGTGGGTTTATACTGGCTACTTGATTGGTGCGGTTTTATCTATGGCAACGCCACATATTAGTCGCTACTTTAATAATTCATGGTTATTTTTAAGTGCGCTATTCACGCTCTATTGCTTAACACTTATCGCCATGCAACTGCCAATATTAAGTGTATTTCTTATTGCCTTTACCCTGTTTTGTGCGTGCATGTTTATGATCCACTCAACTGCCTCACCCTTGGCAAATAAACTCAGCGATGCTCCGCCTACGGTCACAAATGGTGCCTATGTGTCTTTTTATTACAGTGGCGGTGCACTGGGCTCTTTTATACCGGGTTTAATACTGCAAAGTTTTGGCTATCATGCTTTTTTAATGGCATTACTATTTATGTGTGCTGTTGGCCTAGCACTGAGCTATACCACCTATAAACAAGGGATCTCAATCACTTCAGGGGTATGA
- a CDS encoding DUF2058 domain-containing protein, with product MGSLQEQLLKAGLTTEHKAKLAKSEKRKAQKKKKKKGATSDPSDLQKHIEQTKLEQQKKAEELNKAKQAELKEREQVARVKQILEHHNQDEIRGDVTFNFTYENKVKELDVNEKTKQALSKGRLAICVLEGQFYVLQDEPARKIAEVDEKYIVFHVEDDNSGSDEDDPYAGYEVPDDLVW from the coding sequence ATGGGTTCGTTACAAGAGCAGCTACTAAAAGCAGGGCTGACGACTGAACACAAAGCCAAATTGGCTAAGTCGGAAAAGCGAAAAGCGCAAAAAAAGAAAAAGAAAAAAGGCGCAACCAGTGATCCTAGCGATCTACAAAAGCATATTGAACAAACTAAACTTGAGCAGCAAAAAAAGGCTGAAGAACTCAACAAGGCCAAGCAAGCTGAGTTAAAAGAACGCGAGCAAGTTGCGCGTGTTAAACAAATTTTAGAGCATCACAATCAAGATGAGATCCGTGGTGATGTGACCTTTAACTTTACTTATGAAAACAAAGTTAAAGAGCTTGATGTAAACGAGAAAACCAAACAAGCGTTGTCAAAAGGCCGATTGGCTATTTGTGTGCTTGAAGGGCAGTTCTATGTGTTGCAAGATGAACCAGCACGTAAAATTGCTGAAGTTGACGAAAAATATATCGTGTTCCACGTTGAAGACGACAACAGCGGCTCTGATGAGGACGACCCATACGCGGGTTATGAAGTACCAGACGACCTAGTTTGGTAA
- a CDS encoding c-type cytochrome: MSKIKNIICGVGLSMVALAANVANAADGKALYTAKMCQTCHGAEGKAPIMAAYPKLNGQNKEYLAAQMKDIKSGARSNGMSMAMKAMVANVSDAEIDAIAEYLSQVK; the protein is encoded by the coding sequence ATGAGTAAGATAAAAAATATAATCTGTGGGGTTGGGCTCTCAATGGTTGCGCTAGCTGCAAACGTAGCCAATGCAGCTGATGGTAAGGCATTATACACGGCTAAAATGTGTCAAACTTGTCATGGCGCTGAAGGTAAAGCACCTATTATGGCTGCGTACCCTAAGCTAAATGGTCAAAATAAAGAATACCTAGCAGCGCAAATGAAAGACATTAAGTCGGGTGCGCGCAGCAACGGTATGTCAATGGCAATGAAAGCCATGGTAGCCAATGTATCTGATGCCGAAATTGACGCCATTGCAGAGTATTTATCACAGGTTAAATAA